One window of Athalia rosae chromosome 4, iyAthRosa1.1, whole genome shotgun sequence genomic DNA carries:
- the LOC105692616 gene encoding guanylate kinase isoform X1, with the protein MVVPHGLRFLTLGFSTMVQKGPRPLTICGPSGSGKSTLLKRLLEEYPDTFGFSVSHTTRNPRPGEENGKHYHFISKEEMQKEIDEGKFIESAIFSNNIYGTSKRAVEEVRRHGKVCVLDIDTQGVKQIRKTTLDPILVFIKPPSIGELERRLRARKTETEESLQQRLAIAASEMEFGAQPGNFHIIIENDNVDKAYEQLREFVIGEINQQRQAGGIATCLLSMKTSNKGDNCSTRET; encoded by the exons ATGGTGGTGCCACATGGATTACGATTTTTAACATTAG GCTTCAGCACCATGGTACAAAAAGGACCAAGACCTTTGACCATCTGTGGACCATCAGGGTCAGGAAAAAGCACCTTACTAAAACGTCTTCTTGAAGAATATCCTGATACATTTGGATTTTCTGTATCACACACAACAAGAAATCCACGGCCTGGTGAAGAGAATGGAAAACACTATCATTTCATCTCTAAAGAAGAGATGCAGAAGGAAATTGATGAGGGAAAGTTCATTGAAAGTGCCATTTTCAGCAACAACATCTATGGAACCAG TAAACGTGCAGTTGAAGAAGTTAGGCGTCATGGAAAAGTATGTGTATTGGACATCGACACCCAGGGTGTGAAACAAATACGGAAAACCACTCTTGATCCGATTCTCGTCTTCATCAAACCTCCATCAATTGGAGAATTGGAACGCAGATTGAGAGCAAGAAAGACAGAAACTGAAGAATCATTACAACAGAGGCTAGCTATTGCTGCAAGTGAAATGGAATTTG gtGCACAGCCAGGCAactttcatattattattgaaaatgacAACGTTGATAAAGCGTATGAGCAGCTACGCGAATTTGTAATCGGGGAAATCAACCAGCAGCGTCAAGCAG GTGGAATAGCAACGTGTTTGCTGTCCATGAAGACCTCGAACAAAGGTGATAACTGCTCCACCAGAGAAACCTAA
- the LOC105692616 gene encoding guanylate kinase isoform X2, whose amino-acid sequence MVQKGPRPLTICGPSGSGKSTLLKRLLEEYPDTFGFSVSHTTRNPRPGEENGKHYHFISKEEMQKEIDEGKFIESAIFSNNIYGTSKRAVEEVRRHGKVCVLDIDTQGVKQIRKTTLDPILVFIKPPSIGELERRLRARKTETEESLQQRLAIAASEMEFGAQPGNFHIIIENDNVDKAYEQLREFVIGEINQQRQAGGIATCLLSMKTSNKGDNCSTRET is encoded by the exons ATGGTACAAAAAGGACCAAGACCTTTGACCATCTGTGGACCATCAGGGTCAGGAAAAAGCACCTTACTAAAACGTCTTCTTGAAGAATATCCTGATACATTTGGATTTTCTGTATCACACACAACAAGAAATCCACGGCCTGGTGAAGAGAATGGAAAACACTATCATTTCATCTCTAAAGAAGAGATGCAGAAGGAAATTGATGAGGGAAAGTTCATTGAAAGTGCCATTTTCAGCAACAACATCTATGGAACCAG TAAACGTGCAGTTGAAGAAGTTAGGCGTCATGGAAAAGTATGTGTATTGGACATCGACACCCAGGGTGTGAAACAAATACGGAAAACCACTCTTGATCCGATTCTCGTCTTCATCAAACCTCCATCAATTGGAGAATTGGAACGCAGATTGAGAGCAAGAAAGACAGAAACTGAAGAATCATTACAACAGAGGCTAGCTATTGCTGCAAGTGAAATGGAATTTG gtGCACAGCCAGGCAactttcatattattattgaaaatgacAACGTTGATAAAGCGTATGAGCAGCTACGCGAATTTGTAATCGGGGAAATCAACCAGCAGCGTCAAGCAG GTGGAATAGCAACGTGTTTGCTGTCCATGAAGACCTCGAACAAAGGTGATAACTGCTCCACCAGAGAAACCTAA
- the LOC105692616 gene encoding guanylate kinase isoform X4, with protein sequence MVVPHGLRFLTLGFSTMVQKGPRPLTICGPSGSGKSTLLKRLLEEYPDTFGFSVSHTTRNPRPGEENGKHYHFISKEEMQKEIDEGKFIESAIFSNNIYGTSKRAVEEVRRHGKVCVLDIDTQGVKQIRKTTLDPILVFIKPPSIGELERRLRARKTETEESLQQRLAIAASEMEFGAQPGNFHIIIENDNVDKAYEQLREFVIGEINQQRQAEA encoded by the exons ATGGTGGTGCCACATGGATTACGATTTTTAACATTAG GCTTCAGCACCATGGTACAAAAAGGACCAAGACCTTTGACCATCTGTGGACCATCAGGGTCAGGAAAAAGCACCTTACTAAAACGTCTTCTTGAAGAATATCCTGATACATTTGGATTTTCTGTATCACACACAACAAGAAATCCACGGCCTGGTGAAGAGAATGGAAAACACTATCATTTCATCTCTAAAGAAGAGATGCAGAAGGAAATTGATGAGGGAAAGTTCATTGAAAGTGCCATTTTCAGCAACAACATCTATGGAACCAG TAAACGTGCAGTTGAAGAAGTTAGGCGTCATGGAAAAGTATGTGTATTGGACATCGACACCCAGGGTGTGAAACAAATACGGAAAACCACTCTTGATCCGATTCTCGTCTTCATCAAACCTCCATCAATTGGAGAATTGGAACGCAGATTGAGAGCAAGAAAGACAGAAACTGAAGAATCATTACAACAGAGGCTAGCTATTGCTGCAAGTGAAATGGAATTTG gtGCACAGCCAGGCAactttcatattattattgaaaatgacAACGTTGATAAAGCGTATGAGCAGCTACGCGAATTTGTAATCGGGGAAATCAACCAGCAGCGTCAAGCAG AAgcttaa
- the LOC105692616 gene encoding guanylate kinase isoform X3, translated as MVVPHGLRFLTLGFSTMVQKGPRPLTICGPSGSGKSTLLKRLLEEYPDTFGFSVSHTTRNPRPGEENGKHYHFISKEEMQKEIDEGKFIESAIFSNNIYGTSKRAVEEVRRHGKVCVLDIDTQGVKQIRKTTLDPILVFIKPPSIGELERRLRARKTETEESLQQRLAIAASEMEFGAQPGNFHIIIENDNVDKAYEQLREFVIGEINQQRQAGEKYI; from the exons ATGGTGGTGCCACATGGATTACGATTTTTAACATTAG GCTTCAGCACCATGGTACAAAAAGGACCAAGACCTTTGACCATCTGTGGACCATCAGGGTCAGGAAAAAGCACCTTACTAAAACGTCTTCTTGAAGAATATCCTGATACATTTGGATTTTCTGTATCACACACAACAAGAAATCCACGGCCTGGTGAAGAGAATGGAAAACACTATCATTTCATCTCTAAAGAAGAGATGCAGAAGGAAATTGATGAGGGAAAGTTCATTGAAAGTGCCATTTTCAGCAACAACATCTATGGAACCAG TAAACGTGCAGTTGAAGAAGTTAGGCGTCATGGAAAAGTATGTGTATTGGACATCGACACCCAGGGTGTGAAACAAATACGGAAAACCACTCTTGATCCGATTCTCGTCTTCATCAAACCTCCATCAATTGGAGAATTGGAACGCAGATTGAGAGCAAGAAAGACAGAAACTGAAGAATCATTACAACAGAGGCTAGCTATTGCTGCAAGTGAAATGGAATTTG gtGCACAGCCAGGCAactttcatattattattgaaaatgacAACGTTGATAAAGCGTATGAGCAGCTACGCGAATTTGTAATCGGGGAAATCAACCAGCAGCGTCAAGCAGGtgagaaatatatttga
- the LOC105692619 gene encoding vacuolar protein-sorting-associated protein 25 encodes MAEIEWPWQYSFPPFFTLQPHAETKEKQLGAWKSLILDYYRSTKQGVLDVREVHSSPLFNNTSINRKLPSEVILIILEELARSGNASPLDKSKQRWLVYWHTLEEWGEIIYNWAQENGFTGSVCTFFELTQGENTVDQEFYGLDTEVLIRSLRTLEASKKAELIMFDDNQGVKFF; translated from the exons ATGGCAGAAATTGAATGGCCGTGGCAATACagttttcctccatttttcac GCTCCAACCTCATGCCGAAACCAAGGAAAAACAGTTGGGAGCCTGGAAAAGTTTAATATTAGATTACTACCGCTCTACTAAACAGGGTGTGCTTGATGTTAGGGAGGTGCATTCTAGCCCACTGTTTAATAACACCTCGATCAACA gaaaGCTACCATCTGAAGTAATCTTAATAATTTTGGAGGAATTAGCTAGATCAGGAAATGCTTCACCTCTCGACAAATCTAAACAGAGATGGCTAGTCTATTGGCATACACTTGAGGAATGGGGTGAAATAATCTACAATTGGGCTCAAGAAAATGGTTTCACAGGATCAGTGTGCACGTTTTTTGAATTGACTCAAGGAGAAAATACAGTAGATCAGG aatTCTATGGACTGGATACTGAGGTCCTAATTAGGAGCCTGAGGACGCTAGAAGCTTCGAAAAAAGCTGAATTAATTATGTTTGATGATAATCAAGGAGTGAAATTCTTTTAA
- the LOC105692618 gene encoding NEDD8-conjugating enzyme UBE2F-like: MITLRGKLKKDGDIANSKSRDTSKRVSIRDKLLVREVQEMEQTLPNTCELAFDDPNRLHEFTLIILPEEGYWVGGRFHFGIYVTEDYNMAPPKVKCQTKLWHPNISEDGDVCLSLLRQNSIDGLGWAPTRKLKDVVWGLNSLFTDLLNFEDPLNQEAAELFSVDKESFRHKVKEYVTQYAKR; the protein is encoded by the exons ATGATCACCCTTAgaggaaagttgaaaaaagatgGGGACATCGCAAATTCGAAATCTAGAGATACCAGTAAACGTGTTTCAATCAGAGACAAGCTGCTAGTTAGAGAG GTGCAGGAAATGGAACAGACGCTACCTAATACATGTGAATTAGCATTCGACGATCCAAACCGGTTGCATGAATTCACACTGATAATTCTTCCTGAGGAAGGCTACTGGGTCGGAGGGCGCTTTCATTTTGGTATCTATGTAACTGAAGATTATAACATGGCT CCACCAAAAGTAAAGTGTCAAACAAAGTTATGGCATCCAAATATTAGTGAAGATGGCGACGTATGTTTATCACTCTTGAGACAAAATAGTATCGATGGATTAGGTTGGGCACCTACCCGTAAACTGAAAGATGTTGTCTGGGGGCTTAATTCTCTATTTACG GACTTGTTAAATTTTGAAGATCCTTTGAATCAAGAAGCTGCTGAATTATTCTCAGTTGACAAGGAATCTTTCAGACATAAAGTAAAAGAATATGTGACACAATATGCCAAAAGATGA